In Candidatus Chlorohelix allophototropha, one DNA window encodes the following:
- a CDS encoding ImmA/IrrE family metallo-endopeptidase produces MTGYRGGRWSGRPNLYQIEERAGKLIGEFKGRLEEAGLEVPDIPPVPVEYLALTLTDFTVRGVKALECDGRSLSGLLDPEAGEILYEENESQTRQNFSIAHELGHYYLHYIPALEVAQQPTLFELEEEGAAEAVRFFRCDSTEMEEEQDSALKTILNDAEAQARLAKIIKFKQRADRFEWEANVFASGLLMPRELVQWLNKKHAGDVKSMALELGVSVSAINYRLNGMGLRQDEFKGVRSRKAESRKGTPGQGTFF; encoded by the coding sequence ATGACAGGGTATAGGGGCGGCAGATGGTCGGGCAGACCGAACCTTTACCAGATAGAAGAACGCGCCGGCAAGCTCATCGGCGAGTTTAAAGGTAGGCTGGAAGAAGCCGGACTGGAAGTGCCGGACATTCCGCCTGTTCCGGTGGAATATCTGGCATTGACGCTGACTGATTTTACAGTGCGAGGCGTAAAGGCATTGGAATGTGACGGGCGTTCGCTTTCGGGCTTACTTGACCCGGAGGCAGGGGAGATTTTGTACGAAGAAAACGAATCGCAAACACGCCAGAATTTCTCAATTGCACATGAGCTTGGACATTACTATTTACACTATATTCCGGCGCTTGAAGTTGCCCAACAGCCTACCCTGTTCGAGTTGGAAGAAGAGGGCGCAGCGGAAGCCGTGCGCTTCTTTCGTTGCGATTCCACCGAAATGGAAGAAGAGCAGGATAGCGCCCTGAAAACCATATTGAACGATGCAGAGGCACAGGCGCGGCTGGCAAAGATTATCAAATTCAAGCAGCGTGCCGATCGGTTTGAATGGGAAGCAAACGTTTTTGCTTCCGGTTTGCTGATGCCTCGCGAACTGGTGCAATGGCTTAACAAAAAACATGCCGGAGATGTAAAAAGTATGGCGCTGGAATTAGGTGTTTCGGTTTCGGCAATAAACTATCGGCTAAATGGAATGGGCTTGCGCCAGGATGAATTCAAAGGGGTTCGTTCGCGCAAGGCAGAAAGCCGCAAGGGAACACCGGGACAAGGCACATTTTTCTAA
- a CDS encoding RNA polymerase sigma factor, giving the protein MYKLNPDIETAGEYIEEVKGHMSENEPRGRGRPRGSAQNRQPSSDSELVSAYKARAEQFGARSEEAAEAFKPIFERYWNQAYFWALSKIGAVYAEDLAQDTLQTVWERLNGREVVTNLRGLVRHSFEREYATLLEKLLQGRKLQRANRHEEGQEEPSKLKGAVVLSLNVSAPGVEGESAELINLVEDASANVPDSAIRLEQVRVLHDLIEQMPPNYRTPLVYQWLLGKKIKEVADELGLTMDQVKHNTSRGIVWLRKRMPGQAQDWLL; this is encoded by the coding sequence GTGTACAAGCTGAATCCTGATATTGAAACTGCGGGGGAATATATTGAAGAGGTTAAAGGACACATGAGTGAAAACGAACCTCGCGGGCGCGGCAGACCGCGCGGTTCCGCCCAGAACAGGCAACCATCCAGCGATAGTGAACTGGTGTCTGCCTACAAGGCAAGAGCGGAACAGTTCGGCGCACGTAGTGAGGAAGCGGCGGAAGCATTTAAACCTATTTTTGAGCGGTATTGGAACCAAGCTTATTTTTGGGCGTTGAGTAAAATCGGTGCGGTTTATGCCGAAGACTTGGCTCAGGATACTCTTCAGACCGTTTGGGAGCGCTTGAACGGACGCGAGGTGGTTACAAATCTGCGGGGTTTGGTGCGCCACTCTTTTGAACGCGAATATGCTACCCTGTTGGAAAAGCTTTTGCAAGGGCGTAAGTTGCAACGCGCCAATCGCCACGAGGAAGGTCAAGAAGAACCTTCCAAACTAAAAGGGGCAGTGGTACTTTCTCTCAATGTTTCTGCGCCGGGGGTGGAAGGTGAAAGCGCCGAACTTATTAACTTAGTGGAAGATGCCTCCGCAAATGTACCGGACTCGGCAATTCGGTTGGAGCAAGTCAGAGTTTTGCACGATTTGATTGAACAAATGCCGCCCAATTATCGCACACCGCTGGTTTACCAGTGGCTACTTGGCAAGAAAATCAAGGAAGTGGCGGATGAATTGGGCTTGACGATGGATCAGGTTAAACACAATACATCTCGCGGCATCGTATGGCTCCGCAAGCGCATGCCCGGTCAGGCGCAAGACTGGCTACTATAA